The following are encoded together in the Labrus mixtus chromosome 2, fLabMix1.1, whole genome shotgun sequence genome:
- the LOC132988219 gene encoding zinc finger protein 585A-like, with product MGEVTVEVDEEVTKQDFSLEPLPEPLLIILSPPPPFLTVPGKPSMFWHKWLKAFEHYVEALNEHELSDSSKCLLLQNCLGLEGQRIFTTLIQSETMYAEAISALTVHFSSDQTFQMYRLKFYQRAQAPEETVDQFVSALEELLRPCNFEDSQDKLILDQLIKKTNCPQLKERLLLERATLTVDRALVIGKEVESDKSELFGIHEVSVDIEDDFDPPVQKKAKRGRPRKGESRAKIKTESLLTKITPRPSRCKDKYYYMDDMLYYSGNEEEHFNNDDEMDLACDISSNATVSVGIGDVFNPPVQKKAKRGRPRKGEKKANSKTEPCTAKISPRPSRCKDNYYYMNDMLYYSDNVEDNSNNTEETNPACDKYSINTEDDDSAVSLSQRMEEDVSEKASDGIDDDDDDDDEEDEDFVTSSTKLKGPYCPICDNRRFRDAHKLARHMRTHTKEKPFNCPICATTFSQSYHMTRHMRNQHSAGPHICSTCGKSLETYSELQSHKRTHGPRVQLCPVCHEEFTKEGAYFTHLLSHSKDQSNQIEGQSSQESDELNNGEIIQSSTGEYPESDACNDNVPEISDDICHSDSEGKGSEVMFKTEKKDINEAESEDRGAEKEKVTTKTKSKEHVCPQCPNRRFRGSNKLARHMRTHTKEKPFSCPVCSLTFSQSYHMTRHLRNKHDLGQYICPKCGKSLSSWLELKTHKRTHAVEGLTCLACDKQFKEKSALVSHLKIHKKINNPRSLVCADCGKVFGRMYHLKRHIMSHRKASNSECYTCPDCQKTFAFPEDLNKHLEVHVKENNGTCPKCDKKFSSPEELEAHMGAHEKTYTCNTCGKKFKVEYALKKHEQGHQNEQYYCSLCRKRFIKLSHYKRHIMVHDRRESRCPHCDSVFLQITAFKYHLRTHKEERPYQCTCCIETFEEKEDLDQHCLKHRKFKKQRPYSCTRCDSAFCSLIELTDHMISHEGEQPLNCPICGKTFLNKNKLDKHLSIHTGERPHLCSICGNGFPSAASLKLHAHIHTGEKPFQCSQCNKTFRSSSGLRLHSRQHLEVRPSYECPECGRTYGRMTELKMHQRYHTGDKPYACTCCSKRFISKDKLNVHMRIHTGERPYSCPHCGQTFTQTGDRNRHISKFH from the coding sequence ATGGGGGAAGTGACTGTTGAAGTCGATGAGGAAGTCACGAAACAAGACTTCTCCTTGGAGCCACTGCCAGAGCCACTACTAATAATCCTGTCCCCACCTCCACCTTTCTTAACTGTGCCTGGGAAACCCTCTATGTTTTGGCATAAGTGGCTTAAAGCTTTTGAACACTATGTCGAAGCGCTCAACGAACACGAGCTCAGTGACTCCAGTAAGTGTTTGCTCTTGCAGAACTGCCTCGGTCTAGAGGGTCAGCGTATATTTACAACGCTGATCCAAAGTGAAACCATGTATGCAGAAGCTATTTCAGCGCTGACTGTTCACTTCAGCTCTGATCAGACCTTTCAGATGTATCGCCTCAAATTTTACCAGAGGGCTCAGGCCCCTGAAGAGACTGTTGATCAGTTTGTGTCTGCGTTAGAAGAACTGCTGAGGCCTTGCAACTTTGAAGACTCACAAGACAAACTTATCCTGGATCAGCTGatcaagaaaacaaactgcCCTCAGCTCAAAGAGAGGCTGCTGTTGGAGAGAGCAACGCTGACCGTGGATAGAGCGTTAGTAATTGGTAAAGAGGTCGAGTCTGACAAAAGTGAACTGTTTGGTATTCACGAGGTCAGCGTGGACATCGAAGACGATTTTGATCCTCCTGTTCAGAAAAAGGCCAAAAGAGGACGACCTCGGAAAGGGGAGAGTAGGGCAAAAATCAAGACTGAATCACTCTTGACTAAAATCACACCGAGACCATCTAGATGCAAAGATAAATATTATTACATGGATGATATGCTGTATTATAGTGGCAATGAGgaagaacattttaataatgatgatgagaTGGATCTGGCGTGTGATATCTCCAGCAATGCAACAGTCAGTGTTGGTATCGGAGACGTGTTTAACCCCCCTGTTCAGAAAAAGGCCAAAAGGGGTCGACCtcgaaaaggagagaaaaaggcaAATAGTAAAACTGAACCATGTACGGCTAAAATCTCTCCAAGACCATCAAGATGCAAAGATAATTATTATTACATGAACGATATGCTGTATTACAGCGACAATGTGGAAGATAATTCTAATAACACTGAGGAGACTAATCCGGCTTGTGATAAATACAGTATTAACACGGAGGATGATGATTCAGCCGTGTCATTATCACAGAGGATGGAAGAAGACGTTTCTGAAAAAGCAAGTGATGGCATtgatgacgatgacgatgatgatgatgaagaagacgaAGACTTTGTCACGTCTTCGACTAAACTTAAAGGGCCCTACTGTCCCATCTGTGACAACAGGCGCTTCAGAGATGCACACAAGCTGGCCAGACACATGCGGACGCACACGAAGGAGAAACCATTCAACTGCCCCATCTGTGCGACGACTTTCAGCCAGTCGTATCACATGACACGACACATGAGGAACCAGCACAGTGCAGGCCCTCACATCTGCTCCACGTGTGGGAAAAGTTTAGAGACTTACTCAGAGCTGCAAAGTCACAAAAGAACACACGGACCAAGAGTTCAGTTGTGTCCAGTTTGTCATGAAGAATTTACAAAGGAAGGAGCATATTTCACTCATTTGTTATCACACAGCAAAGACCAGTCAAACCAGATAGAGGGACAGAGTTCCCAGGAAAGTGATGAGCTGAATAATGGAGAAATAATCCAATCATCAACAGGAGAATATCCTGAGAGTGATGCTTGCAATGATAATGTTCCTGAGATTAGTGATGACATTTGTCACAGTGACTCTGAGGGAAAAGGGTCTGAAGTTATGTTTAAGACTGAAAAGAAGGATATAAATGAAGCTGAATCTGAAGATAGAggtgcagagaaagagaaagtcaCAACTAAGACTAAATCCAAGGAGCATGTCTGTCCCCAGTGTCCCAACAGACGGTTCCGGGGGTCAAACAAACTTGCCAGACACATGAGAACTCATACGAAGGAGAAACCGTTCAGCTGCCCAGTCTGCTCTTTGACCTTCAGCCAGTCCTACCACATGACCAGACACCTGAGGAACAAGCACGACCTTGGCCAGTACATCTGTCCTAAATGTGGGAAAAGTTTAAGTAGCTGGCTtgaactgaaaacacacaagaggACTCACGCTGTGGAAGGCCTAACGTGTCTCGCATGTGATAAACAATTCAAGGAGAAGTCTGCGCTTGTGAGTCATCTCAAAATACACAAGAAAATTAACAACCCTCGAAGCCTTGTCTGTGCCGACTGCGGGAAAGTATTTGGTAGAATGTATCATTTGAAAAGACACATCATGAGTCATCGTAAAGCGTCGAATAGCGAGTGTTACACGTGTCCCGATTGTCAGAAGACTTTTGCTTTCCCAGAAGACCTCAACAAACACCTGGAGGTTCATGTGAAAGAAAACAATGGGACTTGTccaaaatgtgacaaaaagtTCAGTAGTCCTGAAGAACTTGAGGCACACATGGGGGCTCATGAAAAGACATACACATGCAACACCTGTGGTAAGAAGTTTAAGGTGGAGTATGCGCTGAAAAAGCACGAGCAGGGCCACCAGAATGAGCAGTACTACTGTTCATTGTGCCGTAAACGCTTCATCAAGCTGTCTCACTATAAAAGGCACATCATGGTCCACGACAGGCGAGAATCCAGATGTCCACACTGTGACAGCGTCTTTTTACAGATTACAGCTTTTAAGTATCACCTGCGGACTCATAAGGAAGAAAGACCATACCAGTGCACCTGTTGTATTGAGACCTTTGAGGAGAAGGAAGATCTAGATCAACACTGCCTCAAACACAGGAAATTCAAGAAGCAGCGGCCGTACTCGTGCACTCGGTGTGACAGTGCCTTCTGTTCTCTGATCGAGCTGACAGACCACATGATCTCGCACGAGGGCGAGCAGCCGCTGAACTGCCCCATCTGCGGCAAGACCTTCCTGAACAAGAACAAGTTGGACAAGCACCTGAGCatccacacaggagagagaccCCACCTCTGCTCCATCTGCGGCAACGGCTTCCCCTCGGCTGCCAGCCTCAAGCTGCACGCCCACATCCACACCGGAGAGAAACCCTTCCAGTGCTCACAGTGCAACAAGACCTTCAGGTCATCCAGCGGGCTGCGGCTGCACAGCAGGCAGCACTTGGAGGTGCGGCCCAGCTACGAGTGCCCAGAGTGCGGAAGGACTTACGGCCGCATGACGGAGCTGAAAATGCACCAACGCTATCACACGGGGGACAAACCATATGCCTGCACCTGCTGCAGCAAGCGCTTTATTAGCAAAGACAAACTGAATGTTCACATGAGGATACACACGGGGGAGAGGCCGTACTCCTGCCCCCACTGTGGACAGACCTTCACACAGACTGgggacagaaacagacacatcaGTAAATTCCACTAA
- the gpank1 gene encoding LOW QUALITY PROTEIN: G patch domain and ankyrin repeat-containing protein 1 (The sequence of the model RefSeq protein was modified relative to this genomic sequence to represent the inferred CDS: deleted 2 bases in 1 codon) — MAALGFTRASGQDIFSIDSTEPTNSRTGSAVSGQEARQFYERLIKEDTDQDAPRTSRSSVNGRGHQRKRGSSRRERERRGRAAEMLQRQTDSVIQQGDDGESEGNQRRETNNSERSMELLGLRLLRCAHEGDISSLRDLLLKGVDINFQDTYFWTAVMCASWSGQRAAVKLLLQHGAAWVGVVDTQGRDAKDLALEAGHSEVLEELESYGRSPQSEEQPDSSAPPPQWCSVCCSEYSNSLSSHLSSTLHQFSLRHPSPTPYYCLPPSSNSYKMMVQCGWKPGTGLGPEGEGPKQPVPTVLKRDQTGLGYGEAKRAKITHFQARDPDAVKQSAKQKQEKRGKGQRKEHSRRKEQNDKNWERDFRASFYL, encoded by the exons ATGGCTGCTCTCGGCTTTACGCGTGCTAGTGGGCAGGATATTTTCAGCATCGACTCCACTGAACCTACCAACTCAAGAACAGGTAGCGCCGTCAGTGGGCAAGAGGCGAGGCAGTTTTACGAACGTCTGATAAAAGAGGATACCGATCAAGATGCGCCAAGGACTTCAAGAAGCAGTGTGAATGGCAGAGGGCACCAGAGGAAGAGAGGCtccagcaggagagagagagagagg agaggcaGGGCCGCAGAGATGCTGCAGCGTCAAACCGATTCTGTGATCCAACAAGGGGATGATGGTGAAAGTGAGGGGAACCAAAGAAGAGAGACGAACAACTCGGAGAGGTCCATGGAGCTGCTTGGACTCAGGTTACTGCGCTGTGCCCATGAAGGGGACATTTCAAGCCTCAGAGATCTGCTCCTAAAGGGGGTAGACATCAACTTTCAG GATACTTACTTCTGGACAGCAGTGATGTGCGCAAGCTGGTCGGGACAGAGAGCTGcagtgaagctgctgctgcaacacGGGGCCGCCTGGGTCGGAGTGGTTGACACACAGGGCAGGGATGCCAAAGACCTGGCCCTTGAAG CTGGCCACAGTGAGGTgttggaggagctggagagctACGGTAGAAGCCCTCAGAGCGAAGAACAGCCTGACAGCAG TGCCCCCCCGCCTCAGTGGTGCAGCGTGTGTTGTAGCGAGTACAGCAACAGCCTGTCATCGCATCTTTCATCCACTCTCCATCAGTTCAGTCTGCGACATCCTTCTCCCACCCCTTACTACTGCCTCCCCCCCTCCAGCAACAGCTACAAGATGATGGTCCAGTGCGGTTGGAAACCAGGAACGGGGCTGGGACCAGAAGGAGAGGGGCCCAAACAACCAGTGCCGACAGTGCTGAAAAGAGATCAGACAGGCCTTGGGTATGGAGAGGCAAAAAGAGCCAAAATTACTCACTTTCAAGCCAGGGATCCCGACGCAGTGAAACAATCTGCCAAGCAG